The genomic stretch ACCGGGCCGCCGCTGTCGCCGGGGATCAGCGGGGCGTTCATTTCCAGCGTGCCGGGCGGGAAGTCCGCGCGGCCGGGGTCGCTGTCCAGGCCCAGCAGGCGCCCGGTCTTGGGTGTCAGGAACGCCCCGCCGCCGTTCCCGATCGCCAGTGCGGTCTCGCCCACAGCGGGGCGCGCGGCGGCCAGCGGGAGGAACGGTGTGCCCCTGGGCACGTTCACGCGCAGCAGGGCGAGGTCGTCCTGGTCGTTGTACCCGATCACCTGCGCCGGGTAGCGGGTCTTGTTCAGCAGCTGCACGCTCAGGTCCGGCGCGCCCCGGATGACGTGGTACGCGGTGAGGATCAGGCCGTCCTCGCTGATCAGCACGCCGGAACCCAGGCCGTCCGGATCGTCGCACTGGGTGGCGCGGCACTGCTCGACGCGCACGGTGGCGGGCCGCACCCGGCTGACCAGCGCCTGGAGCGCCGCCTGTTCGGTGGCACTCAGGGGCGCGCCGCTGCGCACCCGGCGTTCCTGCGGGGTGGCCGTGGCCGGACTGGTGGGGGTTGCCGGGCTGGCGGGGGCGGTCTGGGCCCAGGTCGGGGTGGCGGCCAGCAGGAGCGTGAGCAGCGGGGCCAACAGGGCAGGGCGGGCGGGGACGCCCGGCGCGCGCTTGAGGTTCATGGGGCATTCTGCGCGCGGGAGGTGGGGGGCGGTTGTGGCGGAACTCTCCATCTGAACCTCCGGTCAATCCTGCGGGCGTCCGGTGGGGGCGGCGGGGGCGCGCAGGCCCAGCTGCCGCTCGACCAGGCCACCCAGGCGGGCCAGGATGCCGGGGCCGCTCCAGCCGGTCACGCAGGCCAGCGCGAGCAGCAGCGCCGGGTCGGGGTGCGGGAGGGCAGCGCGGGTCAGCGCGGTGACGGTCAGGGCAGCGATGCCGGCGGCGGCAGCCAGGGCCAGGGTGGGGCGCAGTCGGGGTGGGCCGGGCCGCGCGAGGAGGCGGGTCAGCTGGGTCAGGCTGCCTGCACTGAAACTCAGGAGCAGCAGGGGCAGCAGGTCGCGCAGCGTGGGGGCGAGGGGAGACGGGTCGGGCATGACGGACCTCCAGCGGCAGGACGAGCGTACGAATCAGGACGACCCTGATCTGTCTACATCATAATATGTCTACCGACATATGTCAAGATGCAATACCTCAATCTAGGCATCACCGTCCGGGTACACTCGCACCATGTCCCGCCCCACCTCCTCAGACGACCTCGCCGGGTGGCTGCGACAGCGCCGGCAGACCCTCGGCCTCGGGCAGCACGACCTCAGTCAGCTCACCGGGGACCTCGGCGGTCCCGACGGGCGGGTCACGCAGCCGTACCTCAGCCGCCTCGAACGCGGCGAACGCGCCCTAGGCGCCCTGACCGCCCAGCGGCAGGACGCGCTGCGCCGCGCGCTGGACGTCACCCTCAGCGAGTGGACCGCCCGCACTGGCCTGCGCGCCCTGGCCCCCGCCCCCCGCGAGGACCTGCTGGGCAGCCTGGAACTCATCCGCGTGCCGGTCCGCGCGCTGGCCAGCGCCGGACTGCCCCTCACCGAGGACCACGCCAGCGTCATCGACTATGAACTCGTGCCGCTGCGCGACCACCGCCCCGGCATGCTGGTGTTGCAGGTGCAGGGCGACTCCATGACCACCGAGCACGGCGGCCTGCGCCCCGGCGACCGCGTGTACGTCGACCCTGGCGACCTCGACCTGCGCGAGGGCCGCGTGTACGTCCTGCACGTCCCGGGCCTGGGCCTGACCGTCAAACGCCTGCGCCGCTACGGCGATCAGCTGTGGCTGTCCAGCGACAACCCCGACCACCCCCCCGTCCGCCCGGAGGAAGCCACCGTGATCGGCCGGGTGTACTACCACCAGCCGCAGGGCCAGCGACTCTAGGCAGCGGCCCTGGGACAGGACCCCGTGTGCTCTTCCGGCAGCGCTACAGTCCGGGCATGACCGACCCCGCCATTCCCCGCGTGTTCGTGTACGGCACCCTGCTCCCCGGCGAGCGCAACGCCCACGTCGCTGCGCGCGGCTTCACCGCCCAGGCGGCCACGCTGCGCGGCTTCACCCTGCACCACCTCCACCCCGAGGGGTACCCGGCCCTGACCCCCGGCCCGGCGGACGCGGCGGTGCGCGGCGCAGTCCTGACCTACGACCCGCAGGCCTGGAAGGCAGCCTTGCCGGGCCTGGACGACCTGGAGGGCCTGTACGACACGCCGCCCCTGTACACCCGTCAGGTGGCTCCCGTGACGCTGGAGGGGGGAGAGGAGATTACCGCCTGGGTGTACGTGTACGCCCGTGCGGAGCGCCTCCTGGCGCCCGGCGCCCGCGTGGTGCCCGGAGGCGACTGGCGTGACCTGCCGGACCGTGACCACCCCGGCGCGGACGGCCGGTAACAGAACACCGCCGCCCATCCTTGCGGGGGGCGGCGGTCTGCGGGGCGCGGGTCTTAGCGGACGATGCGCTGGCCGCGGCGGATCTTCAGCTGGTCCGTCAGGGCGATGTACTCGTCGTAGCTGGTGCGCTCGAGGTACTTCAGCAGGCGGCGGCGCTGACCGTTCAGGAGCTGCAGGCCGCGCTGGCCGTGCTTGTCCTTCTTGTTGGCGGTCAGGTGGGTCGACAGGTTGTTGATGCGCTCGGTCAGGAGGGCGATCTGGACGGCAGTGCTGCCGGTGTCAGTGCCGTGCTTGGCGTGGGTCTCGATGGTCTGCTTCTTGTCGATCATTGTGATACCTCTCTTGTTGTGGTGTCCCGTGCGTGTCAGCCAGGAAAAAACCGGTGTTCGCCGGGGCCCGACCGCATCACGACGGCAAACGCGAGCATAGCACGTCCGCACGCGGGCGCAAGCATGCGTCTTGACACGCGCGCACTTCACCCCTAGTATTGCTTTCGCCTCTCACCCAATGCTCGGGTGGCGGAATTGGTAGACGCGCACGTTTGAGGGGCGTGTAGCTTAGCTGTGTGGGTTCAAGTCCCATCCCGAGCACCACCAGATGCGCCGGATCTTCGGATTCCGGCGCTTCTTCTATGGAGTGCCACACCGGCCTGCCGCGCGTCCGCCGCGCCGCGCATGGAGGACTGCACAGCCCCGGCAGGCATGTGCTATGGTCTGGACGCATTGCTGGCGCAGCGCAGCGTGAACGCTCGAACCTGGTCAGGGCCGGAAGGCAGCAGCCATAAGGGATGATTCGCGGGTGCCGCTGCTCACCGGCAATGCTTTTTTCATGCCACCCATCAGAGGCGGCCCCGGACATCGCGTCGGGGCCGCCTCTGCGCTTGCGGCGCGTCAGCGGGTCAGGCGGTCGAGTTCACTCTGCGCGCCGCTCAGGCGGGCCAACCGCACCTCGCGTTCCGTCCGGACGTGCGCCGTCCTCGTGAACGCCTCGCCGCGCTCCGGCCACGCGCCCACCCCCGTCCAGATCAGCACGTCGCCGGGCAGCTGACGGTGGGCGGGCAGGGCCGGATTCAGCAGTGGATGCAGGGAGGTCAGCGTCATGCTCCCAGCGTGGGGGGCCCCTGTCAGCGTGGCGTCCCCGCCCGGTCAGCGCCCCGTCAGCGGGTCTTGGGCTGCAGCACCAACGCCTGCGTCTCCTTCACGACGGCCAGTTCGCGCAGCCGCTCGCCGTCCAGATCCCCGGCCTTCACGAGGGCGTCCGCCCGCCGGCGGTCAATCGTGGCGACCTCCAGCGCCGCGGCGTCTCCGAACACCTCCCGGAAGCGCTCCAGGGGGTACTCCACGCGCCGTGAGGCCTTCAGCGTGGCGCGGTACAGGTCCGTCTCGGCGTGTTCACCGTCCAGCAGCGCCGCCTTGATCTGCGCGCCCAGCTCGTCCCGTTCGGCTTCCAGGCCCAGGATCGTGTCGCGCAGGGTCGCGTAGCGTTCGAGCAGCTCGGTCAGCGTATCCATCCGGACAGCATAGCCACCCCGCGCGGCCGGGCGGGGTGACTGGACGGGGTTCAGCAGCCCCCGCAGGCCGGACGCTAGCATGCCGCACA from Deinococcus soli (ex Cha et al. 2016) encodes the following:
- a CDS encoding S1C family serine protease, which translates into the protein MNLKRAPGVPARPALLAPLLTLLLAATPTWAQTAPASPATPTSPATATPQERRVRSGAPLSATEQAALQALVSRVRPATVRVEQCRATQCDDPDGLGSGVLISEDGLILTAYHVIRGAPDLSVQLLNKTRYPAQVIGYNDQDDLALLRVNVPRGTPFLPLAAARPAVGETALAIGNGGGAFLTPKTGRLLGLDSDPGRADFPPGTLEMNAPLIPGDSGGPVVNVRGEVTGIVSYIRMTQNSQPRSYAVPVSTSDARVAAMKRGEKRDAPVIGIGLGGVFSDLFFLPSAGFQELTKLLNLGDTPGAFFTSVSRGSPAAQAGLKPLVLNGDAKRVSGDIVTAVNGRRIVNFAEFQYAVRAFQPGDTVTLSVLRDGKPLEVKVTLVGRSKLSD
- the rpsO gene encoding 30S ribosomal protein S15, with product MIDKKQTIETHAKHGTDTGSTAVQIALLTERINNLSTHLTANKKDKHGQRGLQLLNGQRRRLLKYLERTSYDEYIALTDQLKIRRGQRIVR
- a CDS encoding gamma-glutamylcyclotransferase family protein; amino-acid sequence: MTDPAIPRVFVYGTLLPGERNAHVAARGFTAQAATLRGFTLHHLHPEGYPALTPGPADAAVRGAVLTYDPQAWKAALPGLDDLEGLYDTPPLYTRQVAPVTLEGGEEITAWVYVYARAERLLAPGARVVPGGDWRDLPDRDHPGADGR
- a CDS encoding LexA family transcriptional regulator, with protein sequence MSRPTSSDDLAGWLRQRRQTLGLGQHDLSQLTGDLGGPDGRVTQPYLSRLERGERALGALTAQRQDALRRALDVTLSEWTARTGLRALAPAPREDLLGSLELIRVPVRALASAGLPLTEDHASVIDYELVPLRDHRPGMLVLQVQGDSMTTEHGGLRPGDRVYVDPGDLDLREGRVYVLHVPGLGLTVKRLRRYGDQLWLSSDNPDHPPVRPEEATVIGRVYYHQPQGQRL